The following proteins are co-located in the Pedobacter sp. FW305-3-2-15-E-R2A2 genome:
- the dnaA gene encoding chromosomal replication initiator protein DnaA: MEKTCTEVWKNCLQIIKDNIPNQSFKTWFEPISALKLDGKVLTIQVPSLFFYEWLEEHYVGLLRKTVKKQLGDEGRLEYNIVVDKSSNTGSPYTTNIPSNGNGAAAKLQSMPIPVSINKDIKNPFIIPGLKKLNVDPQLNSNYTFENYIEGDCNRLARSAGYAVAAKPGGTSFNPLMIYGGVGLGKTHLAQAIGNEIKRNMPDKLVIYVSCEKFCQQFVDSLKNNTINDFVNFYQAMDVIIMDDVHNFAGKEKTQDIFFHIFNHLHQSGKQVILSSDKAPKDLAGLEERLLSRFKWGLSADLQIPDLETRIAILRKKMYADGIELPNEVVEYVAHNIDNNVRELEGAMVSLLAQSTLNKKDIDLNLAKQMLKNFIKNTSKEISMEYIQKLVCEYFEVPVDMVKSPTRKREIVQARQISMYLSKSHTKSSLKTIGAFFGGRDHSTVIYACQTVEDLIDTDKKFKGYVHDIQKKLKMT; encoded by the coding sequence ATGGAAAAAACTTGTACCGAAGTATGGAAAAACTGTCTCCAAATCATAAAGGATAATATACCGAATCAAAGTTTCAAAACCTGGTTCGAGCCAATATCCGCTCTCAAGTTGGATGGCAAAGTTTTAACAATACAGGTGCCTAGTTTATTTTTCTATGAATGGCTGGAAGAACACTATGTTGGTTTGTTGCGAAAGACGGTAAAAAAGCAGTTGGGGGATGAGGGAAGGTTGGAATATAATATCGTGGTGGATAAGTCTTCAAATACCGGTTCCCCTTATACAACCAATATTCCCAGTAACGGAAATGGGGCAGCGGCAAAACTTCAGTCCATGCCAATTCCGGTGTCCATAAATAAAGACATTAAAAACCCCTTCATCATTCCCGGATTAAAGAAACTCAATGTTGATCCTCAGCTGAATTCCAACTATACTTTTGAAAATTATATTGAAGGAGATTGTAACCGCCTTGCGCGCTCTGCGGGCTATGCTGTTGCCGCTAAACCCGGTGGGACATCCTTTAATCCGCTGATGATTTACGGAGGCGTAGGCTTAGGTAAAACGCATCTTGCACAGGCGATTGGAAATGAGATCAAAAGAAACATGCCTGATAAACTGGTCATCTATGTTTCCTGCGAAAAATTCTGCCAGCAGTTTGTCGATTCCCTGAAAAATAATACCATTAATGATTTTGTTAACTTTTATCAGGCAATGGATGTGATCATCATGGATGATGTTCATAATTTCGCAGGTAAAGAAAAGACTCAGGATATATTTTTCCATATTTTTAACCATTTACACCAATCTGGTAAACAGGTGATTTTATCTTCTGATAAAGCGCCAAAGGACCTTGCTGGATTGGAGGAGCGCTTATTGAGCCGTTTTAAATGGGGTTTATCCGCAGACCTGCAGATTCCGGATTTAGAAACAAGAATTGCCATCCTGAGAAAGAAAATGTATGCAGATGGGATTGAGCTGCCTAATGAGGTGGTTGAATATGTAGCTCATAATATTGATAATAATGTGCGTGAACTGGAAGGAGCGATGGTTTCCCTATTGGCTCAATCTACGTTAAACAAGAAAGATATAGATTTGAATCTGGCCAAACAGATGTTAAAAAACTTCATCAAGAATACCTCCAAAGAGATTTCAATGGAATACATCCAAAAGCTGGTTTGCGAGTATTTCGAAGTTCCTGTAGACATGGTGAAATCACCCACACGGAAACGTGAGATCGTTCAGGCCCGGCAAATCTCGATGTACCTCTCAAAAAGCCATACCAAATCATCCTTAAAAACGATTGGTGCCTTTTTTGGAGGAAGAGATCACTCTACCGTTATCTATGCCTGCCAGACGGTGGAAGATCTGATTGATACCGATAAAAAATTTAAAGGCTACGTTCACGACATTCAAAAGAAATTGAAAATGACTTAG
- a CDS encoding methylmalonyl-CoA mutase family protein, producing the protein MEDKKFTTTSGIEIKEIYTSARPITELPGEFPYTRGIQKDMYRGRLWTMRQYAGFSTAEESNKRYHYLLKQGTMGLSVAFDLPTQIGYDSDHEMSEGEVGKVGVAIDSLKDIEILFDGIELQKITTSMTINATASILLAMYIALARKQGADIRQISGTIQNDILKEYAARGTYIYPPKASMRIITDIFEYCSKEVPKWNTISISGYHIREAGSTAVQELAFTLANGKAYLNAALEKGLDINVFAKRLSFFFNCHNNFFEEIAKFRAARRMWAKITKDLGATDEKAQMLRFHTQTGGSTLTAQQPLNNVIRVSNQAMAAVLGGTQSLHTNGYDEALSLPTEAAAKIALRTQQVIAFESGVTDTVDPLAGSYFVENLTDEIEAAAQVYIDKIDAMGGSVNAIENGYIQNEIGDAAYQYQVEIEAGTRVIVGVNKFTQEQEGINDVFTIDESIRTIQTDKLNKLKSERDNVAVEKALSDLKIAAAGTENLMPYILVAVEAYASLGEVADVMRSVFGEY; encoded by the coding sequence ATGGAAGATAAAAAGTTTACGACTACCTCTGGTATCGAAATTAAAGAAATATATACGAGTGCCAGACCCATTACAGAGTTACCAGGTGAATTTCCCTATACCAGGGGGATTCAAAAGGATATGTACAGAGGCCGTTTATGGACGATGCGTCAGTATGCGGGTTTTTCTACCGCAGAGGAATCCAATAAGCGTTACCATTATTTACTGAAGCAGGGAACAATGGGCTTATCGGTTGCATTTGACCTTCCAACACAGATCGGATACGACTCCGATCATGAAATGTCCGAGGGTGAGGTCGGGAAAGTTGGGGTAGCGATCGATTCTTTAAAAGACATCGAAATATTATTTGATGGCATAGAACTTCAAAAGATCACCACATCGATGACGATCAATGCGACTGCATCCATCTTATTGGCAATGTATATTGCGCTGGCCAGAAAGCAGGGTGCAGACATCAGGCAGATTTCCGGTACGATCCAAAATGATATCCTGAAGGAATATGCAGCAAGAGGAACGTATATCTATCCCCCAAAGGCCTCGATGAGGATCATCACCGATATTTTTGAATACTGCAGTAAGGAGGTTCCAAAATGGAACACGATTTCTATTTCCGGATACCATATCCGGGAAGCAGGTTCTACAGCAGTACAGGAGCTGGCATTTACGCTGGCAAATGGAAAGGCTTATTTAAATGCAGCCTTGGAAAAAGGGCTGGACATCAATGTTTTCGCAAAACGTCTGTCGTTCTTCTTTAATTGTCATAATAATTTCTTTGAAGAGATTGCTAAATTCAGGGCAGCAAGAAGGATGTGGGCGAAAATTACTAAAGATTTAGGAGCTACTGATGAGAAGGCGCAGATGTTGCGTTTTCATACACAGACAGGTGGATCAACATTGACGGCACAACAACCGCTGAACAATGTGATCCGTGTAAGTAATCAGGCGATGGCTGCTGTGCTTGGGGGAACCCAGTCCTTACATACCAACGGTTATGATGAAGCATTGTCCTTACCTACAGAAGCAGCGGCAAAAATAGCGTTGCGTACACAACAGGTGATCGCCTTTGAAAGTGGGGTAACGGATACGGTTGATCCGCTTGCCGGATCTTATTTTGTGGAAAACCTGACGGATGAAATTGAAGCTGCCGCGCAGGTGTATATTGATAAGATCGATGCGATGGGTGGTTCTGTAAATGCGATTGAAAACGGGTATATTCAGAATGAGATTGGAGATGCTGCTTACCAGTATCAGGTGGAGATCGAAGCGGGCACAAGGGTGATCGTCGGTGTGAATAAATTTACCCAGGAACAGGAGGGAATCAATGATGTTTTTACCATTGATGAATCCATCCGGACGATACAAACCGATAAGCTGAATAAGCTGAAATCAGAGCGGGATAATGTGGCTGTGGAAAAAGCTTTAAGCGATTTAAAAATTGCTGCCGCCGGGACAGAAAACCTGATGCCCTATATTCTGGTCGCCGTAGAGGCTTATGCCAGCCTTGGAGAGGTTGCTGATGTAATGCGTAGCGTTTTTGGAGAGTATTAA
- a CDS encoding TPM domain-containing protein — protein MKQSIIAFLFILISTIGFAQDFPEKPNKLVNDYTGTLSASQLQQLEQKLVAFDDSSSTQIAIAILKSVGDYDIGEYALELGRKWGVGSKGKNNGVLIVVALGDRKISIQTGYGVEGVLPDLYARRIIDNDIKPHFKTGDYYGGLEAGTDAIIRYTKGEYKNDKPKNSDSGGGASGILIIIIIVVVVIIILKRGGGGGGGGQVIGGRGVADALFWSMLLGGGRSSGGGSSWGGGSSSGGGGFGGFGGGSFGGGGSSGSW, from the coding sequence ATGAAACAATCCATCATCGCTTTTCTCTTTATTTTAATTTCTACCATTGGATTTGCGCAGGACTTTCCTGAAAAACCCAACAAACTTGTAAATGATTATACCGGCACACTAAGCGCCAGTCAGCTTCAGCAATTAGAACAAAAACTGGTTGCTTTTGACGACTCCAGTTCTACACAGATCGCGATCGCCATCCTGAAATCAGTTGGCGATTACGACATCGGTGAATATGCACTTGAGTTGGGTAGAAAATGGGGCGTTGGAAGCAAGGGTAAAAATAATGGGGTATTGATTGTAGTTGCTTTAGGAGACAGAAAGATCTCTATTCAAACCGGATATGGTGTTGAAGGCGTTCTTCCTGATTTATACGCAAGAAGAATCATAGACAATGACATTAAACCTCATTTCAAAACCGGCGACTACTACGGAGGGCTTGAAGCAGGTACGGATGCCATCATTCGCTACACAAAAGGAGAATACAAGAATGACAAACCGAAAAATAGCGATTCCGGAGGCGGAGCTTCAGGAATATTAATTATTATCATCATTGTCGTTGTCGTCATCATTATCCTCAAAAGAGGTGGCGGCGGAGGAGGTGGTGGCCAGGTGATCGGCGGTCGCGGTGTTGCAGATGCACTTTTCTGGAGTATGCTACTTGGCGGAGGAAGAAGTTCCGGCGGGGGCAGTAGCTGGGGTGGTGGCAGCAGCAGTGGCGGCGGAGGCTTTGGTGGCTTCGGCGGCGGTAGTTTTGGTGGTGGTGGTAGTAGTGGTAGCTGGTAA
- a CDS encoding TPM domain-containing protein has product MGIFTEQEQELIANAISEAEKATSGEIRIAVDKHCEGDAFEKATSYFSKLGMEKTVKHNGVLIYLAYMDHKFAIIGDSGINKVVPDDFWETTKVAMKAHFSGGNLVQGIIAGIVLAGEKLASFFPFQSGDINELPNDIIFMDQYKAAKP; this is encoded by the coding sequence ATGGGAATATTCACAGAACAAGAACAAGAATTAATCGCCAACGCAATTTCAGAAGCTGAAAAAGCAACTTCCGGCGAGATTAGAATTGCAGTAGACAAACACTGCGAAGGTGACGCATTTGAAAAAGCGACCTCCTATTTCTCAAAACTGGGAATGGAAAAAACAGTTAAGCATAACGGAGTGCTGATCTACCTCGCCTATATGGACCATAAGTTTGCCATCATTGGAGATAGTGGCATCAATAAAGTCGTCCCTGATGATTTCTGGGAAACAACAAAGGTGGCCATGAAAGCGCATTTTTCAGGTGGAAATCTCGTTCAGGGAATCATCGCAGGTATCGTCCTGGCTGGTGAAAAATTAGCATCATTCTTCCCTTTTCAAAGTGGCGACATCAATGAACTACCCAATGACATCATTTTTATGGACCAATATAAAGCGGCAAAGCCATGA
- a CDS encoding LemA family protein: protein MKKTVLAIVAILVVFVAISGCGYNGLVKLDEDVKAKWNQVETQYQRRADLIPNLVNTVKGAAKFEQSTLTQVTEARAKATQVTIDPDKLTPENIEKYQAAQGQVSQALGRLLMVTENYPELKATEQFRDVSAELAGTENRIGVARKDFNESVQVYNTKVRSFPNNITAGLFGFSQKAGFKAEAGSEKAPKVEF, encoded by the coding sequence ATGAAAAAAACAGTATTAGCAATAGTTGCCATCTTAGTCGTATTTGTAGCCATCAGTGGATGCGGATATAATGGTTTAGTGAAATTAGATGAAGATGTTAAAGCAAAATGGAATCAGGTGGAAACCCAATATCAAAGACGTGCAGATTTAATTCCTAATCTGGTAAATACAGTAAAAGGTGCTGCGAAATTCGAACAGTCTACTTTAACTCAGGTTACAGAAGCACGTGCTAAAGCAACACAGGTAACCATTGACCCTGATAAATTGACGCCTGAGAATATCGAAAAATATCAGGCTGCACAAGGACAGGTAAGTCAGGCATTGGGACGTTTGCTAATGGTGACTGAGAACTATCCTGAATTAAAAGCTACAGAGCAATTCAGAGATGTTTCTGCAGAACTTGCGGGAACAGAAAACAGAATTGGAGTGGCTCGTAAAGATTTCAACGAATCAGTACAGGTATACAACACTAAAGTGAGGTCTTTCCCGAATAACATCACTGCCGGTTTGTTTGGCTTTAGTCAAAAAGCAGGTTTCAAAGCTGAAGCTGGCTCAGAAAAGGCTCCAAAAGTAGAATTCTAG
- a CDS encoding NUDIX hydrolase: MEILKWQKLSSRYLVKEQWATLRVDTCDLQNGIVKDDYFVLEYPNWVNAVALTEDNEIIMVRQYRHAGDIISLEIPGGVIDGDEKPEDAVRRELLEETGYSFQTITLLATLYPNPATANNVTYTYLLTGGIKTQEQHLDEHEILNVEKYSIAAVKQLLLENKIDQSLHASALFYGLLKLEAIQ, translated from the coding sequence ATGGAAATACTAAAATGGCAAAAACTTTCTTCCAGATACCTGGTGAAAGAACAATGGGCCACCTTACGCGTAGATACCTGTGACCTTCAAAATGGAATTGTAAAAGATGATTATTTTGTCCTGGAATATCCAAATTGGGTAAATGCAGTCGCGCTGACCGAAGACAATGAGATCATTATGGTGCGTCAATATCGCCATGCGGGAGACATCATTTCTCTTGAAATTCCAGGCGGAGTGATCGATGGTGATGAAAAACCTGAAGATGCAGTCCGAAGGGAACTATTAGAAGAAACAGGCTATTCTTTTCAAACGATAACACTTCTTGCCACGCTTTATCCCAATCCGGCAACAGCAAACAACGTCACATATACTTACCTGTTAACCGGCGGTATTAAAACACAGGAACAACATTTGGACGAACATGAAATTCTGAATGTAGAAAAATACAGCATTGCAGCAGTCAAACAACTGCTCCTGGAGAATAAAATTGACCAATCTTTACACGCTTCCGCTTTGTTCTACGGATTACTGAAGCTGGAAGCCATTCAATAA